A genomic region of Pyrus communis chromosome 14, drPyrComm1.1, whole genome shotgun sequence contains the following coding sequences:
- the LOC137716380 gene encoding aquaporin TIP1-2-like: MAINRIAVGSAAEFGQADALKAALAEFISVLIFVFAGEGSGMAFNKLTDNASTTPAGLVAAALAHAFALFVAVSIAANISGGHVNPAVTFGAFIGGHITFVRTILYWIAQLIGAVVACLLLKFATGGLETSAFSLSSGVSVWNALVLEIVITFGLVYTVYATAVDPKKGSIGTIAPIAIGFIVGANILVAGAFDGASMNPAVSFGPAVVSWTWDNHWVYWLGPFIGAAIAAVVYELIFIGPDTHEQLPTADY; this comes from the exons atggcgatcaacagaATTGCAGTGGGAAGCGCAGCTGAGTTTGGTCAGGCTGATGCTCTGAAAGCAGCTCTTGCTGAGTTCATCTCAGTCCTGATCTTTGTTTTTGCTGGTGAAGGGTCTGGCATGGCCTTCA ACAAGCTAACTGACAATGCATCAACCACACCCGCCGGCCTTGTAGCTGCTGCCCTAGCGCACGCCTTCGCCCTTTTTGTCGCCGTCTCGATCGCCGCAAACATCTCCGGAGGGCATGTCAACCCTGCCGTCACATTCGGAGCCTTCATCGGTGGCCACATCACTTTCGTCAGGACTATCTTGTACTGGATTGCCCAGCTGATCGGAGCCGTCGTTGCTTGCTTGCTCCTCAAGTTTGCGACCGGCGGATTG GAAACATCTGCTTTCTCCCTATCATCTGGCGTCAGTGTATGGAACGCTCTGGTCCTCGAAATTGTGATCACCTTCGGCTTGGTTTACACCGTGTACGCAACCGCCGTGGACCCCAAGAAGGGCAGCATCGGCACCATTGCACCCATTGCCATCGGTTTCATTGTTGGTGCCAACATCTTGGTTGCCGGTGCCTTTGACGGTGCATCCATGAACCCCGCAGTCTCCTTCGGCCCAGCTGTCGTCAGCTGGACATGGGACAACCACTGGGTCTACTGGCTCGGACCATTTATCGGCGCTGCCATTGCCGCCGTCGTCTACGAGCTCATCTTCATCGGCCCAGACACCCACGAGCAGCTCCCTACCGCAGACTACTAA